Proteins encoded together in one Miscanthus floridulus cultivar M001 chromosome 16, ASM1932011v1, whole genome shotgun sequence window:
- the LOC136511317 gene encoding peroxidase 45-like — MNGASQLNGTCSSDPNAFAFLDPSPVGFHNAFYHVLYSDMRSCSTVDYYASNQGAFFGDFVGAMTKLGRIGVNMPATGGEIRRDCRVPN, encoded by the coding sequence ATGAACGGCGCGTCGCAGCTAAATGGCACCTGCAGCTCCGACCCGAACGCCTtcgccttcctcgacccctcgccggtggGTTTCCACAACGCCTTCTACCATGTGCTCTACTCCGACATGAGGTCATGCAGTACGGTCGACTACTACGCGTCCaaccagggtgccttcttcggTGATTTTGTGGgggcgatgaccaagctcgggaggatcggggtcaaCATGCCGGCCACCGGTggcgagatacgccgggactgccgggtcccgaactag
- the LOC136511318 gene encoding CLAVATA3/ESR (CLE)-related protein 4-like, with product MAGVVTLLCVVLLLLSSAVTTTEAGRHLGMGRRDGEGVATAAASTTVTVTGTGRRLVNKVMREEMETSTMTDGDVAAVGESKRLSPGGPDPQHH from the coding sequence ATGGCCGGCGTGGTCACGCTGCTGTGCGTCGTCCTCCTGCTCCTGTCGTCCGCCGTGACGACGACCGAGGCCGGCAGGCATTTGGGGATGGGGAGGAGGGACGGCGAGGGCGTGGCGACTGCTGCTGCGTCGACGACCGTGACCGTGACGGGGACGGGGCGGCGGCTCGTTAATAAGGTAATGCGAGAGGAGATGGAGACGTCGACGATGACGGACGGCGACGTTGCCGCTGTCGGCGAGTCCAAGAGGCTGAGCCCTGGCGGCCCGGACCCTCAGCATCACTGA